The Xenopus tropicalis strain Nigerian chromosome 1, UCB_Xtro_10.0, whole genome shotgun sequence DNA segment caaaattggTGTATTCTAAATAAACATGGCCAATTTATTTACTGCATTGCATCTATATTTATCTGTGCAATCAAATTACTTAATTACCTGTTGTTTTTTGGAATGTTAATAATTAAACAAATGATGCTTGATATTTCCCATGTGTGCAATTAAAAATGAGTTTCATAAAAATTCTGCTCAATGTCAGTGTTATAAATTGATTGTGTCACTGAGAAAGCAATAGTTTCAAATCACAATAGAGCGGTGTGTTTATGTCCAGCTTGGACATGGTTCAGgtatttgtttacattttaatgttatGTATGATAGaaaattgtatatataatataaaattaggattattaaatattaaataggattgttttgcaaccaatatgtTTTTTATGCAGTTTAGGTACcagtaagtacaaggtactgttgacTTATTGCAGagataaaaggtaataattttttaaatgttaaaaatgttcctaaaatggaccgtatgggagatggctttcctgtaatttagagcctTTTGGATATCAGGTTTTCCATAgtgctcccatacctgtactggttttcTTTATACTCTGCAAACAACAAGTCAATAATACATATTTGTGTctcataaaaaaattatattagttattgtatatataatgtacattatattgtatgtatatgttaTGAACTTAGGCTTagctatttgtatgtatgtatatctttatttatttataaagatacagttgcaataattaaagagccaaagacacaagaggatggaggtccctgccccgtagagcttacaatctatgggaaggtaacatacagacacaaataggcaaatgtaagtgctgtaggtcacagtgggtgacactacaatatgcagtaagtgctagttcccagatcaggtgctgtgcgagtgctccaaaaggtagtctttaatttagttttaaaaagactgagggaggattccctctggaggaaatcagggagagcattccaaatgtaaggggcagcaagggagAAAGGTTTAATGCAGGAAACAGCAGttgtggggggcgcaaccaagcagttgctctgtaaggaacgaaggagtcggccaggaatgtatggagacacaagagaaaagAAGTAGTGAGGAGCACTACAAATTTCCAgaacaaatgtttaaatgttcCATTCTTTTTCTAGGGTTGGAAGTTGCCAAGTCTTTCAAAAACTGACAATAAGACAGGCATCCCTGAATTTCGAATACTTGGTTTCCAGATTTCATATGATAAAAGATTactattgtttattatttttttaatagtctaTATCATGATTTTAACAGGTAATTTATTGATCATAATTCTTGTGTCGACAAGCCATCGTCTGCAATATCCAATGTACATACTCCTAAGCAATCTATCTGCATCAGAGATTTTGTTCACCTCTTGTATAATACCTAACATGCTTTACATAATTCTTGCGGACGGATGCACCATGTCTTATGCGGGCTGTCTTACCCAATTTTATGTGTATGGTTCCTTGATATCAACAGAATGTTTTTTGCTTGCAGTGATGTCTTACGATCGTTATTTGGCTATTTGTAATCCATTACATTACAATTCTCTCATGAACTCCAACATTTGTGTACAACTTGCTTTATGGTCTTGGTTGATGGGTTTTCTTTTGTCCGTAGCAACAATGGTGTTTGTGACTGACATCACCTTTTGTGGAGATAATGTTATAAACCATTTCCTATGTGACTTTGCACCTCTTCTAAAATTGGCCTGTTCGGACATTTCCAGGGTTGAACTGCAAGTCTTTATTTTGTCATGTTCCATAATTATCTGCCcctttgttttcattgttttaacTTATGTAAGCATCCTCCGTACCATATATTCAATTCCTGCAACTACAAGAAAGAAAACCTTCTCTACTTGCAGTTCTCATCTGACAGTTGTGTCCATCTACTATGGAACATTAATGTTCATGTATTCAGCTCCATCAGTTAATGTGTTTCATGATGCAAACAAAATATTGTCACTATTGTATATTATAGTTACCCCGTTATTCAATCCCATAATTTACAGTCTAAGAAACTATGAAATTCAACAGATCCTAAAAAAATACTTAACAGTGATAAGAAGCATGAAGTGGCCTGAAATATTTCTATAGTAATAACTACTGTACTCCATTATAGAAATGTTATTGCATACAGGCAGCAGTAAACCAGTCTGGATTTAACAAATAATCCAGCTCCATTCCTGCCATGGCAAAACTTTGATACCCCAAATTGGTTTCTTTGTAAAGAAAACTTAAATCCTTTGTTAAgtctttttttatacatattattaCTACTACAGTATAATGTTATACTCAATGTCCTAAAAATACAATAACAGTATGGCAAAACAGTAGGAATAATTTGGATACAAATGGGATGAAGACAGTAAAACATTGAGGAATGTCTGGAATAGGTATGGTATATAAAAACTGGAGAGCCAGGTAATAAGGTATACTCTTGTACTGTAATGTCACTTACTAAAGATAGAAAAACTTCAATATACAGTACTGTGTGTGAATTCTTGCTGCAATACAAAGTTTACATATCAAAGATTTACCGAAAGTTAACTTTTACATAATAGCAATTTTGTGCTTATTTAGTAAATGAGCAtgttttcagaattttaaaattcagATGTAGCCAAATACTACAGAGTAATAGTTCATTATACTAGTGACTTAaacatatacagtaggtaattgTGTGTGCCCCAATAGGGGCatttttcttgtacaggtatgggtccggttatccagaattctttgggacctggggttttccggataaggggtctttccataattcagatctcctaccttaaatctgctaaaaaaaattatataaacagtaattaagcccaaaaggattgttttagctccaataaggatcaattatatcttggttgggatcaagtacaaggtactgttttattattacagagaaaaaggaagccattattaaaaatgtgaattattgattaaaacggagtttatgggagatggcctttctgtaattcaactttctggataatgggtttccggataaggggcccgatacctgtatatggtagGTATGAAAGATAGCTGTAGCTGTAAGATACCAGCCAGT contains these protein-coding regions:
- the LOC100497780 gene encoding olfactory receptor 11A1-like, whose translation is MVQGWKLPSLSKTDNKTGIPEFRILGFQISYDKRLLLFIIFLIVYIMILTGNLLIIILVSTSHRLQYPMYILLSNLSASEILFTSCIIPNMLYIILADGCTMSYAGCLTQFYVYGSLISTECFLLAVMSYDRYLAICNPLHYNSLMNSNICVQLALWSWLMGFLLSVATMVFVTDITFCGDNVINHFLCDFAPLLKLACSDISRVELQVFILSCSIIICPFVFIVLTYVSILRTIYSIPATTRKKTFSTCSSHLTVVSIYYGTLMFMYSAPSVNVFHDANKILSLLYIIVTPLFNPIIYSLRNYEIQQILKKYLTVIRSMKWPEIFL